In a single window of the Campylobacter hyointestinalis subsp. lawsonii genome:
- a CDS encoding efflux RND transporter periplasmic adaptor subunit, which translates to MKKLTILVVVLVVVGAIFYYNNSNKPQDEYLTTQVRKGDLVQSIEAVGEVFASNLVDVGAQVGGQIKQLYVKVGDRVKVGDRIAQIDSIRQKNSLDQQLAALEILKAKLNSAKISSDIAKVQYNRELKLFEANATSSESLENSRSDLSLKNANLKELEAQIKQTQIEIDTARTNLDYTDIRSPLDGVVVSVPVEVGQTINVNQTTPTIVNIADLSKMEIKMQISEGDVTKIKVGDRVEYSILSDINTKYNGILSSIDPGLTTLSDGKYNTTSSSSSSTSSSSAVYYYAKLQVDNKEEILRIGMTTQSTIIVKEIKDTLLLPTFAIKSDKEGSYVIVKDGENIRKARVKTGISSSIDIQILSGVNEGDEVITSQISQDELQKRIKSSKKKMRI; encoded by the coding sequence ATGAAAAAATTGACAATTTTGGTAGTTGTTTTAGTGGTCGTAGGAGCAATATTTTATTATAATAACTCTAATAAACCACAAGATGAATACCTAACTACTCAAGTTAGAAAAGGCGATTTGGTTCAAAGTATAGAGGCTGTTGGAGAAGTATTTGCTTCAAATTTAGTTGATGTTGGTGCTCAAGTTGGTGGTCAGATCAAGCAATTGTATGTAAAAGTAGGCGATAGGGTAAAAGTAGGCGATAGGATCGCTCAAATCGACTCTATTCGCCAAAAAAATAGTTTAGACCAGCAGTTAGCCGCCCTTGAGATACTAAAAGCAAAACTAAACTCAGCCAAAATTTCTTCAGACATAGCCAAAGTCCAATACAACAGAGAGTTAAAGCTTTTTGAAGCAAATGCGACTTCTAGTGAGAGTTTGGAAAACTCTAGAAGCGATTTAAGCCTAAAAAATGCAAATTTAAAAGAATTAGAAGCTCAGATAAAACAGACTCAGATAGAAATAGATACCGCTAGGACAAATTTAGATTATACTGACATTAGATCCCCTCTTGATGGCGTCGTAGTTTCTGTGCCAGTAGAAGTTGGTCAAACTATAAATGTAAATCAAACTACGCCGACTATCGTAAATATCGCAGATCTATCTAAAATGGAGATTAAAATGCAGATCAGCGAAGGCGACGTAACAAAAATAAAAGTAGGAGATAGAGTCGAGTACTCAATACTTTCTGATATAAATACGAAATATAATGGAATTTTAAGCTCTATAGATCCAGGACTTACTACGCTAAGTGATGGCAAATACAATACCACTAGTTCAAGTAGTAGCTCTACTAGCAGTAGTTCAGCAGTGTATTATTACGCTAAACTTCAAGTAGATAATAAAGAAGAGATCTTGCGTATCGGAATGACTACGCAAAGCACTATCATCGTAAAAGAGATAAAAGACACGCTTTTGCTTCCTACATTTGCTATAAAAAGCGATAAAGAAGGGAGCTATGTTATAGTAAAAGATGGTGAAAATATCAGAAAAGCAAGAGTTAAAACTGGTATAAGCAGTAGTATAGATATACAAATTTTAAGCGGTGTGAATGAAGGCGATGAGGTTATCACTTCTCAAATAAGTCAAGACGAGCTACAAAAACGTATAAAATCATCTAAAAAGAAAATGAGAATATGA
- a CDS encoding TolC family protein has product MKNIIYVFIGLLFVGCASKNIDYKVKEVSFYTPTWYLDFNQTVLNRLIDTALKNNEDINIAVLSLRQAMLKAGVAKADFFPTPSANAKASSSRDISKDDDWKNGFSSDFSLSYELDIYGKIFDNFESLSWDVASSNLNLSNLKLTIINSITDTYFNILYINDAIRNLKQNLVNLNELDRLVIMKYELGKEEILSVRQSKQNLLDLQNSLLTQQKNLQTSYEVLKNLTRSDISLDDLSLSGVELRDISLDIKFDTLKNRPDINEAISSLNAGFYSYKVAQKNLYPSINIGASLSDSDTKLSDSFGFNMIGGNLSIKLPFLDYARLSKQVKISEAEFEKRVLTYEKTLSNATNEVIKYKLYYDIDKQSYENLLSIVEQRVMIVGIYETKYALGKAQLKDLLEAKNLLISAQNSLLNQKYRLLNDEIGYYKAIAW; this is encoded by the coding sequence TTGAAAAATATAATATACGTTTTTATAGGACTTTTGTTTGTCGGTTGTGCTTCAAAAAACATAGATTATAAGGTCAAAGAAGTGAGTTTTTATACCCCAACTTGGTATTTGGATTTTAATCAAACAGTGCTAAATAGGCTGATAGATACTGCTTTAAAAAATAATGAAGATATAAATATCGCAGTTCTTAGTTTAAGACAAGCTATGCTAAAAGCAGGTGTTGCTAAAGCTGATTTTTTTCCAACTCCTAGCGCAAATGCAAAAGCAAGCTCATCAAGAGATATAAGCAAAGATGACGACTGGAAAAATGGTTTTTCGAGCGATTTTTCTCTTAGTTATGAGCTAGATATCTACGGCAAGATCTTTGACAATTTTGAGAGTTTAAGCTGGGATGTGGCTAGTAGTAATCTAAATTTATCAAATTTAAAGCTGACTATCATAAATTCTATCACCGATACGTATTTTAATATACTTTACATAAACGATGCTATAAGAAATCTTAAGCAAAATTTAGTAAATTTAAATGAGCTAGATAGACTTGTCATCATGAAATACGAACTTGGTAAAGAGGAAATTTTGAGCGTTAGACAGAGCAAACAAAATCTTTTAGATCTACAAAATAGCCTTCTAACTCAGCAAAAAAATTTGCAAACAAGCTATGAAGTCCTAAAGAATTTAACTAGAAGCGATATAAGCTTAGATGATCTTAGTTTGAGTGGTGTAGAGTTAAGAGATATAAGTCTTGATATTAAATTTGACACTTTGAAAAATCGTCCGGATATAAATGAAGCTATATCGTCTTTAAACGCCGGTTTTTACTCATACAAAGTTGCTCAAAAAAATTTGTATCCTAGCATAAATATAGGAGCTAGTTTAAGCGATAGCGATACTAAGCTTAGCGATAGTTTTGGATTTAATATGATAGGCGGAAATTTAAGTATAAAGCTACCATTTTTAGACTATGCTAGACTTAGCAAGCAAGTAAAAATCTCTGAAGCCGAGTTTGAAAAGCGAGTTTTGACGTATGAAAAAACGTTATCAAATGCGACAAATGAAGTCATAAAATACAAACTATACTATGATATCGACAAACAAAGCTATGAAAATTTGCTTTCTATAGTAGAACAAAGAGTGATGATAGTGGGTATCTATGAGACAAAATACGCACTTGGAAAAGCTCAGTTAAAAGATCTTTTAGAAGCTAAAAATTTACTTATAAGCGCACAAAACTCACTGCTAAATCAAAAATATAGATTATTAAACGACGAGATAGGTTACTACAAAGCTATAGCGTGGTGA
- a CDS encoding type II secretion system protein: MKRGFSLIMAIVFIVVIITIGMLSFTLSNTSVKQTTEQYLSEQAEALAMSASEYAIYAIQKHDFSQNYLDKININSKNGVLKAEVFIKYINTKSKPENSKTDFTDKDNKIRAVILTTVVKSDPNIIKDQNIRYVRITTQKP, translated from the coding sequence ATGAAACGTGGCTTTAGTCTTATAATGGCTATAGTTTTTATAGTAGTCATCATAACTATAGGTATGCTATCTTTTACACTTTCAAACACAAGCGTAAAACAGACAACAGAGCAGTATCTAAGCGAACAAGCAGAAGCTTTAGCTATGAGCGCTTCTGAGTATGCTATTTACGCTATTCAAAAACATGATTTTTCTCAAAATTATTTAGACAAAATAAATATTAATAGTAAAAATGGAGTTCTCAAAGCAGAAGTATTTATAAAATACATAAATACAAAAAGCAAACCAGAAAACTCTAAGACAGATTTTACAGACAAAGACAATAAAATCAGAGCCGTAATCTTAACAACCGTAGTAAAAAGCGATCCAAATATTATAAAAGATCAAAATATCAGATACGTTCGTATAACCACGCAAAAACCTTGA
- a CDS encoding MacB family efflux pump subunit, which yields MIKLQNIKKKFITGGVETEVLKGINLSIERGEFVAIIGQSGSGKSTLMNILGCLDTPSSGKYLLEGQDISKFDRDALSNLRLKTFGFIFQRYNLLSSNDVKNNVALPGVYAGMGKKDRLNFAKELLSKLGLESKFDTYPNQLSGGQQQRVSIARALMNGGDILLCDEPTGALDSASGVMVMEILKDLHKSGHTIIVVTHDKDIASWADRIIEIKDGNILSDSKKQNNIYEFKKASEGIKKGFKASLDRFLESFSMSVGAIKAHKLRSFLTMLGIIIGIASVVCVVALAKGSQEKILNEINKVGTSTIMLNPGKAPGDPNKNKIKKFTLDDAELLSKLEFVDYATPTVSQSGLLVYSNQNANANLRAGSENYLKITGVKVVLGRDFSSDDIKNSESVIIIDTDVKSSFFGQNDPIGKTILFNKKPFKIIGVAKKDEGAFGSENLTVYMPYSTAVNKITGDRNLRSITVKLKSNVNAQLAESTIKEVMSVKRGDSDFHTRNSDTIMQTIKSTTDAMSLLISGIALISLMVGGIGVMNIMLVSVFERTKEIGIRMAIGAKSKDIMIQFLIEAVLLCAIGGAIGVGLAYLIGYIFNMFGASFKMIFSTTSIFIALGVSSLIGIIFGYMPARNAARLNPIDALSRE from the coding sequence ATGATAAAACTCCAAAATATAAAAAAGAAATTTATTACCGGTGGTGTAGAAACTGAAGTTTTAAAAGGGATAAATTTGTCTATTGAGAGGGGTGAGTTCGTAGCTATCATAGGTCAATCAGGTAGCGGAAAATCCACTCTTATGAATATACTTGGGTGCCTTGATACTCCAAGTAGCGGAAAATATCTGCTTGAGGGTCAAGATATAAGTAAATTTGATAGGGACGCGCTATCAAATTTAAGGCTAAAGACGTTTGGTTTTATATTTCAGCGTTATAATCTTCTAAGCTCGAACGATGTAAAAAACAATGTCGCACTTCCTGGTGTTTATGCTGGTATGGGTAAAAAAGATAGGTTAAATTTTGCAAAAGAGCTTCTTTCAAAACTTGGCTTAGAGAGTAAATTTGATACATACCCAAATCAGCTAAGTGGCGGACAGCAACAAAGAGTCAGTATAGCAAGAGCTCTTATGAATGGCGGAGATATCTTGCTTTGTGATGAGCCAACTGGAGCTCTTGATAGCGCAAGTGGCGTAATGGTTATGGAGATCTTAAAGGATCTGCATAAGAGCGGACATACTATCATAGTAGTAACTCACGATAAAGATATAGCGTCTTGGGCTGATAGGATCATAGAGATAAAAGACGGCAATATTTTAAGTGATAGCAAAAAACAAAACAATATATATGAATTTAAAAAAGCTTCAGAAGGTATAAAAAAAGGGTTTAAAGCTTCATTAGATAGGTTTTTAGAGAGTTTTAGTATGTCTGTTGGTGCTATAAAAGCACATAAACTTAGATCTTTTCTTACTATGCTTGGTATCATTATTGGTATAGCTTCTGTTGTTTGCGTGGTTGCATTAGCAAAAGGATCTCAAGAAAAGATTCTAAACGAGATAAATAAAGTCGGCACTAGTACTATTATGCTAAATCCTGGAAAAGCACCAGGCGATCCAAATAAAAATAAGATAAAAAAATTTACGCTTGATGATGCGGAGTTACTTTCCAAACTTGAGTTTGTGGATTACGCTACGCCAACTGTGTCGCAATCAGGCCTACTTGTGTATTCAAATCAAAATGCAAACGCAAATTTAAGAGCTGGAAGTGAAAATTATCTAAAAATCACCGGCGTAAAGGTCGTTTTGGGTAGAGATTTTAGTAGTGATGATATAAAAAACTCAGAGTCGGTTATCATCATAGATACCGATGTAAAGTCTTCGTTTTTTGGTCAAAATGATCCTATAGGAAAAACTATACTTTTTAATAAAAAACCTTTTAAAATCATCGGTGTAGCAAAAAAAGATGAAGGGGCTTTTGGTAGTGAGAATTTGACAGTTTATATGCCTTATAGCACGGCTGTCAATAAAATAACAGGCGATAGAAACCTAAGATCCATAACAGTTAAACTCAAAAGCAATGTAAATGCCCAGCTTGCTGAGAGCACCATAAAAGAAGTGATGAGCGTAAAACGTGGAGATAGCGATTTTCACACAAGAAATTCAGATACGATAATGCAAACCATAAAAAGCACTACAGATGCGATGAGTTTGCTGATATCTGGTATAGCTCTTATATCGCTTATGGTCGGCGGAATAGGTGTTATGAATATCATGCTAGTTAGTGTTTTTGAAAGAACCAAAGAGATAGGCATCAGAATGGCTATAGGCGCAAAAAGTAAAGATATAATGATACAATTTCTTATAGAAGCGGTACTTCTTTGTGCTATAGGTGGTGCTATAGGCGTGGGACTTGCCTATCTTATAGGATATATTTTTAATATGTTTGGTGCTAGTTTCAAGATGATATTTAGCACAACTTCAATATTTATAGCTTTGGGGGTTTCTAGCCTTATCGGCATAATATTTGGCTATATGCCAGCTCGTAATGCAGCTAGACTCAATCCAATAGATGCATTATCAAGGGAGTAA
- a CDS encoding PulJ/GspJ family protein: MKKAFTLIELVIAITITAILASIGTEIISTVYQNYIQTRSITKLEAQTELAITQISKRLQYRIKQTLVGYENGEYKDMIECGADCGIAWYMQSYESRRLGEANKTGWSGVINRATIAGDKINLSLGYNDDKVQNLEKVKEIIKSITSSKEEVSKENPIALIFKQSEDKAKENYYKGNTNKVYKAYFSGNDIIIDKKNKNKDDKLEDLYYLSHTINRIYIDKKYDLILETNFLPWDDKNKISSTIAKNVTTLRFTNFASENDIANSNGLILKICIKDPNLKVGKKDNDPHLEVCKVKAII, from the coding sequence ATGAAAAAAGCATTTACGTTAATAGAACTAGTCATAGCCATAACTATCACAGCCATACTTGCTTCTATAGGTACTGAAATAATCAGCACCGTATATCAAAACTATATACAAACTAGGAGCATAACAAAACTAGAAGCCCAAACCGAACTAGCCATAACCCAAATTTCAAAAAGACTACAATACCGCATAAAGCAGACTTTAGTCGGCTATGAAAATGGCGAATATAAAGATATGATTGAGTGCGGAGCCGATTGTGGTATAGCGTGGTATATGCAAAGCTACGAATCTAGACGCCTTGGCGAAGCAAATAAAACCGGCTGGAGTGGCGTAATAAACAGAGCAACGATAGCAGGAGATAAAATAAATTTAAGCCTAGGATATAATGATGACAAGGTACAAAATTTAGAAAAAGTAAAAGAAATCATAAAAAGTATAACATCATCAAAAGAAGAAGTATCAAAAGAAAACCCTATAGCACTGATATTTAAACAAAGCGAAGATAAAGCAAAAGAAAATTACTACAAGGGTAATACAAATAAAGTATATAAAGCTTATTTTAGTGGCAATGATATAATAATAGATAAAAAAAATAAAAATAAAGATGATAAGTTAGAAGATCTATACTATCTCTCACACACGATAAATAGAATTTATATTGATAAAAAATATGATCTTATATTAGAAACAAATTTTCTTCCGTGGGACGACAAAAACAAAATATCAAGTACCATAGCAAAAAACGTCACTACGCTAAGATTTACGAATTTTGCCAGCGAAAATGACATTGCAAACAGCAATGGACTTATACTTAAAATTTGCATAAAAGATCCAAATTTAAAAGTCGGCAAAAAAGACAACGACCCGCATCTTGAAGTATGCAAAGTAAAGGCTATAATATGA
- the hpf gene encoding ribosome hibernation-promoting factor, HPF/YfiA family has protein sequence MNTSIVGKQFELTDAIKNYVDAAFETLAKYNLDIISSRVIISADERQGRKGFDVDFAINLAHKDTIVIRQKDKDLYAAVDLAVDRASKVLRRHHDKLTTHKNKDDEKANLANLKDDIVDGVDEIVRTELELYKPMEIEEAIEKLKNSDMQFYVFNDIDAKMRVLYKRSDGKFGLY, from the coding sequence ATGAATACAAGTATTGTAGGAAAACAATTTGAACTTACAGATGCTATCAAAAACTACGTTGATGCAGCATTTGAAACACTTGCAAAATATAATCTAGACATTATTTCTAGCAGAGTTATAATCTCAGCCGATGAAAGACAAGGCAGAAAAGGCTTTGATGTTGATTTCGCTATAAATTTAGCACACAAAGATACGATTGTCATAAGACAAAAAGATAAAGACTTATACGCAGCAGTAGATCTAGCAGTGGATCGTGCTAGTAAGGTACTTCGTCGTCACCACGACAAACTTACGACTCATAAAAACAAAGATGACGAAAAAGCAAATTTAGCAAATTTAAAAGATGATATAGTAGATGGCGTAGATGAGATAGTAAGAACCGAGCTTGAGCTTTACAAGCCTATGGAGATAGAAGAAGCTATAGAAAAACTAAAAAACTCAGATATGCAGTTTTATGTATTTAACGATATAGATGCAAAAATGAGAGTTTTATATAAAAGAAGTGACGGCAAATTTGGCTTGTATTGA
- the fliW gene encoding flagellar assembly protein FliW: MKFTIKSPILGFENIKSVEITQIDDFFVKMQSLDSDISFTMINPYALIEYEFEIPTYYQELMQINDKSELKVYNILVISSPIEESSVNFIAPIVCNMTNMTLSQVILDPVNYPKYSQAEKISNFIKKGK, encoded by the coding sequence ATGAAATTTACAATCAAAAGTCCGATACTTGGATTTGAGAATATAAAGAGCGTGGAGATAACTCAGATAGATGATTTTTTCGTTAAAATGCAAAGCCTAGATAGCGACATTTCATTTACGATGATAAACCCTTACGCATTAATAGAGTATGAATTCGAAATCCCGACATACTACCAAGAATTAATGCAAATAAACGATAAAAGCGAACTTAAAGTTTATAATATACTAGTCATAAGCAGTCCTATAGAAGAATCTAGCGTAAATTTTATAGCACCTATAGTTTGTAATATGACAAATATGACTCTTTCTCAAGTCATTTTAGACCCTGTTAATTATCCAAAATACAGTCAAGCTGAGAAAATAAGCAACTTTATCAAAAAAGGTAAATAG
- a CDS encoding prepilin-type N-terminal cleavage/methylation domain-containing protein — MPLFIMKKAFSILELILAIVIIAIAVSVVPSIILSTSQSNSQALLQEAVLATKTILTNEMSKEFQTDTEQITRNGLDKIEDKRKIYKAKSNKETLSGKIKIENDASTDKNILNLNYEITTKNVKDPNFDDKNTISTTFTDAEDTSSDTKMIKVETTYKDIKGEDQKIVLTGYSFNIGDQKAGQIIIE, encoded by the coding sequence TTGCCACTTTTTATTATGAAAAAAGCATTTTCAATATTAGAACTTATACTCGCGATAGTCATCATAGCTATCGCGGTTTCTGTCGTGCCCTCCATCATTTTATCAACATCTCAAAGCAACTCTCAAGCGCTTTTACAAGAAGCTGTTTTGGCGACAAAAACCATTTTAACAAATGAAATGTCAAAAGAATTTCAAACCGATACAGAACAGATAACTAGAAACGGCTTAGATAAAATAGAGGATAAACGAAAAATTTATAAAGCAAAATCTAACAAAGAGACATTAAGTGGTAAAATAAAAATAGAAAATGATGCTTCTACAGATAAAAATATACTAAATTTAAATTACGAAATAACAACAAAAAATGTAAAAGATCCAAACTTTGATGACAAAAATACTATAAGCACTACTTTTACGGACGCCGAAGATACATCAAGCGATACAAAAATGATTAAAGTAGAAACGACTTATAAAGATATAAAAGGCGAAGATCAAAAAATAGTTTTAACTGGCTACAGTTTTAATATAGGCGACCAAAAAGCCGGACAAATAATAATCGAGTAA
- a CDS encoding aminoacyl-histidine dipeptidase yields MKVIEYFKEICKIPHCSYETDELRGYLADFASKNGFKVDIDKFGNIHAIKGHPKVCLQAHYDMVCVGLAPKIELINEGGFLSAKNSSLGSDNGIGVAIIMDAMSEFCDLEVLITNNEEVGLLGANGFSGSLASKFMLNLDSEDENGVFIGCASGVSIFASLNLKRTSCEKNLYEVSVSGLPGGHSGIDIIKNIPNAIKVLNEFLLKNGCELVSFNGGERNNSIPVGAKAIVVSDHTLMSDEICKVKDLGKQKVKVMQSGEVLDFINAFSQGIRSYDEELKIVNESINLSIIKTGEDILEIEFFARAMSDDGLESIKSQMQSLANLAKFQLRYAEQTSAWKPKITDFAKVVLQSMQKFNKNAKFEAVHAGLECGVLLNKSGNKIDACSIGPNIFSPHSINEKCEIRSVNLISKVVREILKSV; encoded by the coding sequence TTGAAAGTCATAGAATATTTTAAGGAAATTTGTAAAATTCCTCATTGTAGCTATGAAACTGATGAACTTAGGGGCTATCTAGCTGATTTTGCAAGTAAAAATGGCTTTAAGGTAGATATTGATAAATTTGGTAATATCCACGCCATAAAAGGTCATCCTAAGGTTTGCTTGCAAGCTCACTATGATATGGTTTGCGTCGGACTTGCACCAAAAATAGAGCTTATAAACGAGGGCGGATTTTTGAGTGCTAAAAACTCAAGTTTGGGTAGCGATAATGGCATAGGAGTAGCTATCATTATGGATGCTATGAGCGAATTTTGCGATTTAGAAGTTTTGATCACAAATAATGAAGAAGTAGGACTGCTTGGAGCAAACGGATTTAGTGGCAGTCTTGCTAGTAAATTTATGCTAAATTTAGATAGCGAAGATGAAAATGGCGTTTTTATAGGATGTGCTAGTGGTGTTAGTATCTTTGCAAGTTTAAATTTAAAAAGAACGTCTTGTGAAAAAAATCTGTATGAAGTGAGCGTAAGCGGACTTCCTGGCGGACATAGTGGCATAGATATCATCAAAAATATACCAAATGCGATTAAGGTTTTAAATGAGTTTTTGTTAAAAAATGGTTGCGAATTAGTAAGCTTTAATGGAGGCGAGAGAAACAACTCTATCCCAGTTGGTGCTAAAGCTATCGTTGTGAGCGACCATACTTTGATGAGCGATGAGATTTGCAAGGTTAAAGACCTTGGAAAACAAAAAGTTAAAGTTATGCAAAGCGGCGAAGTACTAGACTTTATAAATGCATTTTCACAAGGTATCAGAAGCTATGATGAAGAGCTAAAAATCGTAAATGAGAGCATAAATTTATCTATCATAAAAACAGGCGAAGATATTTTAGAAATAGAGTTTTTTGCTAGGGCGATGAGCGATGACGGGCTAGAGAGCATCAAATCTCAAATGCAAAGCTTGGCTAATTTGGCTAAATTTCAGCTTAGATACGCCGAACAAACAAGCGCTTGGAAGCCTAAAATCACTGATTTTGCAAAAGTAGTTTTACAAAGTATGCAAAAATTTAATAAAAATGCTAAATTTGAAGCCGTCCATGCTGGACTTGAATGTGGCGTTTTGCTAAATAAAAGCGGAAATAAGATCGATGCTTGTTCTATAGGTCCAAATATATTTTCGCCTCATAGCATAAATGAAAAGTGTGAGATAAGATCAGTAAATTTAATAAGTAAAGTGGTGAGAGAGATTTTAAAATCAGTATGA
- a CDS encoding membrane lipoprotein lipid attachment site-containing protein, which yields MKKIVSFIILVLLLQGCLWVNERGISNKYYNDCKEYYDGAGIYHKDCDKNLIDWPK from the coding sequence ATGAAAAAAATAGTTAGCTTTATTATTTTAGTTTTATTGTTACAAGGTTGTCTTTGGGTAAATGAGCGAGGAATTTCAAATAAATACTACAACGACTGCAAAGAGTACTATGACGGGGCTGGAATTTACCATAAAGATTGTGATAAAAACCTTATAGATTGGCCAAAATGA
- the cmoB gene encoding tRNA 5-methoxyuridine(34)/uridine 5-oxyacetic acid(34) synthase CmoB: MNLINERNAQLFARINALQKTNSQVKFSDKIEINLDDFSSEILNLALDLKPWRKGPFQINDLFIDSEWQSFIKFNLLKPYLNLKDKIVADVGCNNGYYMFRMLDFKPKSITGFDPSVLCFLQFSFINHFVKSNINYELLGVQDLPSYKTKFDTIFCLGVIYHRSDPIKMLKELRASLNLGGEVFLDTMFIERDDEFVLSPKNRYSKIPNIYFVPSIKALQNWCERAKFNNFEILAIKDTDLNEQRKTMWIDGQSLNNFLDPNDPSLTIEGYPSPKRVYVRLT, encoded by the coding sequence ATGAATTTGATAAATGAACGCAACGCGCAGCTGTTTGCTCGTATAAATGCACTCCAAAAAACAAATTCACAAGTAAAATTTAGTGATAAAATAGAGATAAACTTAGATGATTTCTCTAGCGAAATTCTAAACTTAGCATTAGATCTAAAGCCGTGGCGTAAAGGTCCGTTTCAGATAAATGATCTATTTATAGATAGCGAATGGCAGAGTTTTATCAAATTTAATCTCCTAAAACCATATCTAAATTTAAAAGACAAAATAGTCGCCGATGTCGGTTGCAATAACGGATATTATATGTTTAGAATGCTTGATTTTAAGCCTAAAAGCATAACAGGATTTGATCCTAGTGTGCTTTGCTTTTTACAATTTAGCTTTATAAACCATTTTGTAAAATCAAATATAAATTATGAACTTTTAGGTGTGCAAGATCTGCCAAGCTATAAGACTAAATTTGATACCATTTTTTGCTTAGGCGTGATCTATCATAGAAGCGATCCGATAAAAATGCTAAAAGAGCTAAGGGCTAGTCTGAATTTGGGTGGTGAAGTTTTTTTAGATACTATGTTTATCGAGCGAGACGACGAGTTTGTCCTAAGCCCTAAAAATAGGTATTCTAAGATACCAAATATCTATTTTGTTCCTAGTATCAAGGCTTTACAAAACTGGTGCGAGAGAGCTAAATTTAATAATTTTGAAATTTTGGCGATAAAAGATACTGATCTAAACGAACAAAGAAAAACTATGTGGATAGATGGGCAAAGTTTAAATAATTTTTTAGATCCAAACGACCCTAGCCTCACCATAGAAGGCTATCCATCACCAAAACGAGTTTATGTAAGACTAACTTAA
- a CDS encoding MBL fold metallo-hydrolase, with protein sequence MQILSRAFGDLATNCYIVENNGKEVIIDPGDGAYEYVVKICKNPVAILNTHCHFDHIYDDLVLKNKFNIPIYVPKDDAFLCEADPFGVVRDKFTPDFLVDHDETINLADLEFKFLHFPGHTPGCSMIEVNDVVFSGDFIFKGSIGRYDFPFSNPKDMKNSLIKAIKLKNYTIYPGHGFATSLDEERQNLSKFLNHF encoded by the coding sequence ATGCAAATACTTTCAAGAGCGTTTGGCGATTTGGCGACAAATTGCTATATAGTCGAAAATAACGGCAAAGAAGTTATCATAGATCCAGGCGATGGGGCTTATGAATATGTAGTAAAAATTTGTAAAAATCCAGTTGCGATCTTAAATACGCATTGCCATTTTGATCATATATATGATGACTTAGTGTTAAAAAATAAATTTAATATCCCTATCTACGTTCCAAAAGATGACGCATTTTTGTGTGAGGCAGATCCATTTGGCGTGGTAAGAGATAAATTTACTCCAGATTTCTTAGTCGATCACGATGAAACGATAAATTTAGCAGATTTAGAGTTTAAATTTCTTCATTTTCCAGGGCATACTCCTGGGTGTTCGATGATAGAAGTTAATGATGTTGTGTTTAGTGGGGATTTTATATTTAAAGGGAGTATTGGAAGATACGATTTTCCTTTTTCAAATCCAAAAGATATGAAAAATAGTCTTATAAAAGCTATAAAATTAAAAAATTATACTATTTATCCAGGACATGGTTTTGCTACTAGTTTAGATGAAGAGAGACAAAATTTGTCTAAATTTCTTAATCACTTTTAG